GCTGGTGTACACGTGATCATGCTTGGCTCATACACGGATTACGATCGGTACTCAGATCAATACAATTGGTTAAAGGTGAGAGTTTCTACTAATCATCCATTTGTTATGTGTATCTTTCTTTATTACCACATTAGGTTGAAGCAGTTAGCAAAATGTTACAAATGAAACTGTTTTGTCATTTTAGCTTCTTAGGTTCTGCTGTTGCTGTTTTGTTGTATTAATAAGTACTATCAGCCGTTTATGTTACATTGCATTCTCTAAAAGGTTGTTGTTGTGTATTGTGTAGGGTGATCTCGCAAAGGTGGACCGAGAAAGGACTCCGTGGCTAATAGCCTTGTTCCATGTGCCGTGGTATAACAGTAACGATGCCCATCAAAATGAAGGCGATGGGATGATGGCTGAAATGGAGCCTTTGCTTTATGCGAGCGGTGTTGATATTGTATTCACTGGTCATGTCCATGCTTATGAACGCACGGTATGATAATATTTGTTACCTTCTCTCATGAGTCTTAACAGAAAAAGTATATGTCAGATTGTCTTCTTGTTTATGTCTGATATTAACTTGTTTTTGTGCTGCTTTGACAGAAACGTGTCAACAATGGTAGATCAGATCCATGTGGTCCTGTGCATATAACCATAGGCGATGGAGGAAACAGAGAAGGACTAGCTCGCAAGTAATACCTCAAACTGATTACTTCTGTTTTTTATCGAACttatttttctatgttataagtaaattcattaaaaaaaaaacttctgatGTGTCCATTGCTAAACCTGCTTCATTTTAGTTGTCTGAATTTTGTTGAGCTAATTCAACAGATTATCTACCAGGACCTAATCACACTTTTGAATGTCTTTGTCATATGATGAAAGCAGTTGATACTTATTTTGAAGAGTATCTCATGTTTTTTCGCTTTCAGGTATAAAGATCCGTCACCAGAGTGGTCAGTCTTCAGGGAAGCAAGCTTTGGACATGGCGAACTTCAGATGGTGAATTCAACACATGCGCATTGGACCTGGCATAGGAACGATGATGATGAGCCAACAAAATCTGATGAGGTTTGGTTAACATCCCTCGTGAACTCAGGATGTTGGACGGAGAAGAAATGGAATGAAAACCTCAGGAAAATGCTAATGGAACCTTGATGGATATCCCATAAAGTGAGCGTTGCAGTAAAAAAATAGTccgaagtatatatatatataaaaacctaTTAAGGTTCTTGTGTTAGCAATAGGTGTGTTAGACTATTATTGGCCACACCATAGTAGAAGACTTTCACAAGCTGCATAGAATTCGTAGTTCCAACTTTGAAATTTTGTAAGCTTGCACTTTGTTGTGATGTGTATGTGTTGTATTGTTCTCTGATTAATTGCATACTGTTTTTAtcttaatatgttttatatcGAATGTTCTTCTCCAGTGTAGACGATATGGTCTCAGTGACTGTCAGTACTTTTCAAGATTAAAAGCCAACTTCTTTGAAGGAATGCCAAAATAAAAGCTCATATGGTATTTCTTTACTAAAGCTTTGAAACAATGTCAATGTTAAAAGCTCATATGGTGTTTACTAAAATGAAAAAGAACCATAAATTGTTGTTGTGTGTTTCAGAATAATTAGAGTTTATACTAATTTTGGAtctcaatataaatataattaataaagaaTTTTCAAAAGTTCTAGAGTCACAAATCTTAGGGGCTGTTATTGGTTTACAATTTAAAAAGagttttgatgattttggaaaataaatattttactgaATTTAAAAAGAGTTTTAGTGATATTTAAATTTCTTAGATTATTTTTTAAGAAGTTTTGTAGATTATTACTTATTCTTTAATTGAAGATAATTATAACtttttcaaagtttatcttcAAGTATCACATTAGATTGTGTCGTTTTgttttataaactcttgttctggGATTTTCTGATGTTGTTTCATATCATCATCAACCGGTAATAAGGTTTTGGATCGtacacagtttttttttttgataattataaatCTTCTGGTAATTAAAGAAACAGATTATGGAAGTAACAGACTGCAACTTTTTACTGAGGAAAACAGAGATATAAGAACGTGATAGAATTTGAGGTATGAATTATTGAGAAAGAGATGTAAAAATGGAGACGTTTTTGCTAAAGTTCATACGAGAATAGATGCTTCGTGAGATGTGATATGTGTTATAGGGTAGTTTAGGACTTAGgagtataaataaaaacaattcacCTCGGAAGATTTGGGAAGGAGAGTTGAATTACACATTTTATTATAACAattcaatttaataaataaaatcctCTGAGAATACATGGTCAAAGCAATACTTTGATAATAgattttatgaagaaaaacttGTAAAATCCATAAACAAATAACCACAGATTATAAGAGATTggcaaaatcaatatttttaaaaaaaattgaataacacAAGACTTTTATTAACTTTGTAAAATTCTGAAtctaataacactagatttttaACACAGTTTTGAAAAGTCTttattgaataacactagaatcattacaaaatataaatctttataattcTTTACAAATACATAATCCAATAACACTCTTTTAGACTTGTCAAAGAATTTAATAGCGCCACTTCTCAGATAATAACCATTCTCGACCAAATTTTTATCTTCATCCAAAACAACAAGACTTAAAACTTTCACACGAACCATTCATCTAACTACACACTACGCGAATCATGGATACACCGTTAGTAAGAGAACACTCAAGACTCACGAAGAATCCCACTTTGGCAACGAGGAAAATTGATGTTCTATTAAAAGTTTGTCTCACTAGCTTATCATCTCTTGATTAGGGTTTGAAtccttataaatatatttatattttattttattgcagATGGTTCCTTGTCTATTTTATCTTTGCATAAACCATTCAGATCCAGAGTGTTTTCTTCAAATCGGAGTCAAAGGATTCAAGGAGAACTGTCAGATACTCCAAGCTTCAGTGAATAATTGGAAAGGCGTGTAGCTGAACCCATTCAGGGAAACAGAATCTCCCACAAGTCTAGGATAATGAGAAGGAAGTGTCTAGGTAATTATTCCAGCTATAAATTTGGTGGATTGATAAGCTTCTATCTGTTGATTATGCGATTTGATTGATCTTTATGTTGAAtggattaatattaaaattccATTTCCCTTTCTCCACTGAATCTGAAAGCAGTTCTCATGTGGCATTATCCATGTTACtcttaatatgttttatatcaAATGTTCATCTTCAAATGTTTTAAATGTCATGTTgacaataaacaataaaatgaaATTCTAGAAGTATGAGTaagacttgtttttttttttttttttttttaactcaacttCAACTTTCATTCACCAAATATATGGATACAAGAACTTGACCACAAGAAACTTATACCACACATACATTGAGCGATCTAGTAACACCCTGGATCACTTGCTTGGACCCAACGCTACCTAACCGAAACTCTCAATGTACATTGGACCACAATGAGTATGAGATCACTCCACGACCCGGAATGACCCACCTCTTCAACCTCCTAATTCGACCTCTTGGTACAACAACGTCTACTAACCCAACAAGATTACAGACTTCACCGAAACTAATTAAGAACTAGTTAAGGATCCTAATGATCGACATTAAAGCTCATGACCCAATAGCCTCTTCACCAAAAGGTGCATAATCGAGAACTCCTCATCCTCCTGGTCTTCGAACGTTGAGACCCTCAGCCTAAAAAACGGACACAAGATCCGAATGAAATTCGGGTTTTGGCTATGTAAAACGCGGGTCGATATAGCTCATCGGGTTTTCAGAGAAGTGGGACTCAACCCAAAAGATAAGGCTTTCAGGCGCTAGGGTATAGAGCCACCACCACGAACCACCGCTAGAATAGCTTCCTCTTGACCATTTTTTATCCGCGGGAGTCATTGTTCGTGTGTTTCCCAGAACAGAGAAACCATACTCTGTCCACTCGCAGTCGAATCTTCCTCTGCTTGTCTCACCGCCGTCTAGGGATGTAGATCCAAGCAGCAGAGGGTGTCTCCCGAAGCCACGCGCCATCGCCGGTCTGAAAAGGGGAAAACTAGATCCGGTTTCTCCGATAACCCTAAAAGCCGACTTTCTTCCTCCCCACCGTCTCGTTGACCTCGCCGCGACTCCAAGCACGCCGGATCTAACCACCGTCAGTCTCAATCAGAAACTTTAAGAGGATTTTCCGACCCAGAGCACACGAGCATATCGGTCAGGATTAAGTAGGAAGACAGAAAGCAAagtaaaaaagagagagaaaggaaggaGAGACGCCTCCGGCGCCGGATTAACCGGGCCGGAGCTAGGGTTCCGGGTTATGAGAAGGAGAGATGCGAgaggttttttgtttttaaacaataaacaatAGTAAGACTTGGTTTTACTAATGTAGACAACATGGTTTCAATGACTGTAATTATTGTGCAAGATAAAAAAACAACTTCTGCTTTGACTAtgtatatatctatttatattttgCTTTTGGTTTGAAAGAATGCCTATGATAAAGCtcataaaatgaaaaagaatcaCAGTGTTGTTGTGTGTTTCAGGTTAATTGAAGTTTATACTAAATTTTGatctaaattattaatttgattgtccaaaataaataaattattaattagatAAGGCCGTATAAGTAATGGGCTGGTAAGTGGGTTCAGTTGTCTCAAAACGATCGCTGACTAAAACAAAGACGGACTTCTTCCACGCGCTCGCCACTCATTATAAAAAACTCTatcgtcctcctcctcctccttttcATTACAAAACATTGTCTTCATCCCaagttttcttcttctactttcCCGGAAAAACAGGAATTATTCGCAAACCCAAAGAAAATGCATGACTTCTGCTTCACAATACCCTATGGGATGCTCCTAATCGGCGGTGGGTTCATCGGGTACATGAAGAAAGGAAGCATTACATCTTTCGCCGGCGGTGCAGTCGCTGGCTTATTACTCATCCTCGCTGGATATCTCAGTCTCAAAGCTttcgagaagaagaaaaattcttCCATCGCTGTTGTTCTTCAGACAGGTCTTGTTCGTGTTTCCCTTTTGGTTACTGTCTTTCTCAGGTTTAAGATGACTTTAATGTTTAGAAAGATTTCGACTTTGCATCATATGGTTCCGTTATGTCTTGATCGATAGGGTATAGAGatgactttttatttaaaagacgTGAATAGCTTTTTTTCACTGACTTGTCAATTGAGtaaatgaatgttttttttctacgGTTCACTGTTTGGATCAAGAACTTGGGTTTAGTTATAGAGTAGGACTCTAGCTATGATATGAAGGTTAAGGATCTTAATTAGACCACTAAGATCTGGATCTGAACAAATAATTTTATCTGATGATCTGATTGGTGTGATGATTGAtaatcaaatatgaaaaagccaACGTTTTGTTGTGTTTGGATCTTTAGGTGTATAAAGTACTTGAATTGGGTTTGCTAGTTTCTTAAAACTCTAGTGTCTCTCTTAAAAACAAGATGATGGTGTGTTAAGTGCAACCAACCCAAGGGTGTTGTCATACTTGAGTTGTAACATGTTGTACTTGAGTAGGTTCCTGATTTTAAACTAGTCTTCTTACCAACCTTCAAGAACATTTCAAACAAGCTCACAGAATCTGTTTTCATTTTGCTGTTTCAGTGACTGAAACTCATCTGAATGTTTGTTTTTGTATACAGTTATCTCAGCAGCACTCACACTAGTCATGGGACAGCGTTACTTGCTCACTCAAAAGGTTATGCCGGCTGGTCTAGTTGCTGGCATCAGGTGAACATTCCCTCTATTCTCATTTCCTTTGTGTGAAAATATCTGGCTTCTCTATTTATCCTTGTTTGTATCATCCAGGATTTGGTATTTTGCGTTTCTactacatttattttttaacagtAGAGTACAATATCTGTATTGCAGTGCTCTCATGACCTGTTTTTACGTATACAAGATCGCTACTGGTGGCAATAAGATCTCATCAAAAACTGAATGATGGCTATGCaactctgttttttcttttttttctcatgGATGTATATGATTCTCTCCTTTGTTGAATTTGTGGATTAAAAGTCTCTTGTGTGGTTCTGAAATTAGTTTGTATTAGTTGAAGAACTTCATATAGTCATGAGTGTTTCTGGGATTAGTTTCTTGTAATCATGTTTTTGTTAACTACAAACTGGTTTGAGTCAtcttaaatatcaaaatatctgACGTTTTTGCTACACATTCTTTGTACATACGAGAAGGGCAAATCTTGACCGTTAGCTGATCTATTTCTAAAAGCATTACATGGTCCATAAATGGAGGTGACACAGTTTTAGAACTTGGGCGTCTCTCAAGCTAGAAATGTTATGGAGACCCAATGAGATATGTGGAAATATACTCACATGCTAGCTATCTTCACCTAAGGTCTCCAGCTAAGATTCCCATTTTCCACATAAACGACATTGTTCTCAACAAAGATAGAATAAAGTTGCAGTAAGTGCTGCTGCAGAATAAGATTACGTTTTGAAGCTGAACTTTCCATTTTGAGGAAGTGGTTGTTAGTGTAACTTTATTGATAAACAGCTCATAAGTACAATTATTCACTCCCATCTTCAGCAAGAAAAGTGTCAAGGAGAGAAAAATCTCCAGTAACCATGGCGTTCCCTAGGATGGTTTTTCTGTTTCTGATCAACTTTTTCATTTTGCAGACTGCTTCATCAAGCTCTTGGCAGACATTGCATGGTCAGAGACAGTTTATTTCACTTTTCTAACACATGAATCTTTTATGATGTTATGACactttcttttgtgtttttcttgGCAGGGAAACCTCCTGTTGTGGTTGCTAGAGGAGGGTTCTCTGGTTTGCTTCCAGATTCTAGTGAAAATGCATATAAGATGGTGAAGTTGACAACTTCTCCAGACGTAACACTATGGTGTGACCTTCAGCTAACAAAGGACGGTGCCGGAATCTGCTTCCCAAACCTGAATCTTGATAACGCTTCTAATGTCAAGGACGTTTACCCAAATCACAAAGAATGGCTTTCTGTTGGTTTCACATGGAAGGAACTCTCTACTGTGACTTGTAAGTGGTTCTTTAACTATCTTGTTTCTTTGAACCCTCTTCTTGATTCTGATTGTATGCTAAAAATTTTCCTCTCAACAGTGGAACAGGGTGTTTTCTCAAGACTACAAATCTTCGATGATGTTTCCAATATATTGCGTATTGAAGAAGTAGCAAAACTAGGGACTTCAGGCCTTTGGTTAAACATTCAGGTAAAATGTATATACTCTTTTATATACTAAGATCAT
This genomic window from Brassica napus cultivar Da-Ae unplaced genomic scaffold, Da-Ae ScsIHWf_1320;HRSCAF=1886, whole genome shotgun sequence contains:
- the LOC106356079 gene encoding protein FATTY ACID EXPORT 6; this encodes MHDFCFTIPYGMLLIGGGFIGYMKKGSITSFAGGAVAGLLLILAGYLSLKAFEKKKNSSIAVVLQTVISAALTLVMGQRYLLTQKVMPAGLVAGISALMTCFYVYKIATGGNKISSKTE